The DNA segment AGAGCATGCCCTATTTTTGAACTGATCAAAAGCGGTTCCTATCTCTCCCTTTCACCCCTTATGAATTCCTCGACCATGTTTCTTGCGATATTATCCGGAAATTGTTTAATCGGATGTTTCATAGTATAAGCCGAAATTGACTCGAGCACACCGGCTGCTTTTCTATCTCTCGCCACCTTGCAGCATCTTATTGCATCTATAATGCAGCCTCCGCTGTTTGGCGAATCCTCAACGGACAGCCTGAGTTCCATGTTAATCGGAATGTCGCCAAAAATTCTGCCCTCTATCCTCATAAAACAGACTTTATTGTCATTTTGCCAGGGAACATAATCTGAGGGACCGATATGAATATTCTCAGCTGGCATAGGCACGTCCAACAATGATTGAACTGCTTCGGTTTTTGATATCTTCTTTGATACAAGCCTATCCTGATTAAGCATATTCAAAAAATCAGTATTTCCACCAGTATTCAATTGGTATGTCCTGTCGATTTTAACACCCCTGTCATCAAAGAGCTTAATTAGACTCCTATGTATGATTGTTGCACCGATTTGAGATTTTACATCATCGCCTATTACGGGTATGCCTTTTTGCTTGAACCTCTCTGCCCAGTTCTTATCTGAAGCAATAAATACAGGTATACAATTAATCAAACTTGTCCCGCTTTCAAGACAGCATTCCGCATAAAACCTCGCCGCATTTTCAGAACCAACTGGAAGGTAATTTATAAGGATCTCCACATTTCTATCTTTTAATATTTTTATGATATCCACAGGCTTTTCATCGGACACCAGAAAAATCCTGTTTTCAGGATAATCCTTCATATGCGGAGAAACGCCATCCAATACATGTCCCATAGAAACGGTTACATCCGGTTGAATAATATCCCTGTCGATAAGCTTTGTACAATTCGGTAAAGCAAATATTGCATCTTTAAGGGATTTGCCGACTTTTCTTTTGTCAATGTCAAATGCTGCAACAACTTCTATATCTTCAGCTTTGTAACCGCAGATCTCGAAATGCATAAGACCTATAAGTTCATCTCTTTTCTTTGAGTAATAACTAAGACCCTGTATAAGAGCACTAGCGCAGTTGCCGACTCCAACAATTCCGATGCGTATCTTACCCATTCCGTAACCTCTTTTTTGATTTTTTTTCTTTTAAAACATTTACTTTTAAAAGTCAAAGTAAATCTGGGAAACAATTAAAAGGGGCTTGCGTCGCCCCCTCCACGAACGAAGTGCGTGGAGCCTCCCCTTCTTGCTCGCCGTGCGAGCTAAACAGATGCCCAAGGACATAAACCATGGAAATTTATCTTTTATATTTTTTTATTCCTGCATCATATAAGTCATTACCATGTATATCGTTTATTACAAATAGCGGCAAATCCTTAACTTCCAGCCTCCTGACAGCTTCAGGTCCAAGCTCTTCATAAGCCATAACCACGGAAGACAAAACACATTTGGAAAGAAGAGCTCCTGCACCACCTGTTGCTCCAAAATAAATGCTTTTGTATTGCCTGATAGCATCTTTTACCGCCTGTGACCTCCTTCCCTTTCCGATCATCCCTTTGAGTCCCATAGATATTAGCATCGGTGCATATGCATCCATCCTTGAGCTTGTAGTGGGACCACAAGCGCCTATCACTTTCCCAGGAGATGCAGGAGAAGGACCGCAATAATAGATAATCTGATCCTTTATCTCAATCGGGAGGTTCTCACCCTTTATTAAGGCTTCAACAAATCTCTTATGTGCAGCATCACGTGCAGTATATATATACCCGTTTAAAAAAACCTTTTCTCCTGCTTTCAGTTTTTCAATCACGCCTTCAGATAAAGGTGTCGTAATACGGCTTATCTCCATCTATTACCCCTTTTGTTGCTTTTAAAAATGAGAATTTTTGAAATTGAGAAGCTGTAAATTAACATTCCAAACTCTTAGTTTTCTTCATTTTAAATTATAGCCCCCCTGACCCTGTGTGCATAACACTGGATATTCACTGCCACAGGGAATGATGCAATATGACAGGGCAGCATCTTTATATGGACATCAAGAGCTGTAACCGTACCCCCATAACCTTGAGGCCCAATGCCGGTTTTGTTGATTTCCTCAAGAATCTCGGTCTCAAAGGATGCAATGGATAGATCATCATTCCGCACACCAACAGGAATCATCAGAGCTTCCTTTGAAAGGAGTGCAGATGTCTCGAAGTTGCCCCCTATCCCAACACCTACAATAATCGGCGGACATGGATTGGGCCCGCCTTTGTTTACCATCTCCAGAACAAAAGCTTTTACACCCTCTTTTCCTTCCGACGGAATAAGCATCCTAACTTCGCTGTAGTTCTCACTGCCGCCGCCCTTCGGAAGCACAACAATCTTTATACGGTCTCCAGGTACAATCTTTACATGCAGGATAGCCGGGGTGTTATCATTGGTATTTTTCCGGGTAAAGGGTTCGCAGCAGGACTTTCGTAAATATCCATTCTTATATGCCCTTCTCACACCTTCATTCACCGCATCTTCAAGGACGTCTCCGATTATATGCACATCCTGCCCTATTTCCATAAATGTCACAGCAAGTCCGGTATCCTGACAGATAGGTATTTTTTCGCTTCCAGCAAGGTTGGCATTATTGATAAGTTCCCGGATCACATCTCTGCCTATTTGAGATTCCTCAATTTCTGCTGCTTTTTTAAGAGCCTTACAGACATCATCCGTTAAATTTATATTTGCATCTATGAACAATCTTTCCAAGGCAGATACAATATCATCTGTATGAATCTCTCTCATATATACTCCATTTACTTAACTGCAGTGAATAGTCGTTAGTATTTGCCTTTGCCTTTTTCACTATTCACTATTCACTATTCTATATATGGTGCAATTATTCCTTTTTCCATTACCTGGGCTCACGTCGCCCCCTCCGCCAGCTAAGCTGTCGGAGCCTCCCCTTCTCGCAAGCCGTGCTTGCTAAGAAAGCTATACGGAGGTATTCCTATGATATTTTTTGCTATTCTATGTATGGCGCAATTATTCCTTTTTCCATCATCAGCCCGACTTGCTCCCGGGCTCTTCTTATCTTTGTTTCAGCCATATTAAACAATTCTTTTTCGCTTAATTTCAATCTTGCCACTCCCTGCTCCATTGCCTTTTTTG comes from the Pseudomonadota bacterium genome and includes:
- a CDS encoding inositol-3-phosphate synthase; amino-acid sequence: MGKIRIGIVGVGNCASALIQGLSYYSKKRDELIGLMHFEICGYKAEDIEVVAAFDIDKRKVGKSLKDAIFALPNCTKLIDRDIIQPDVTVSMGHVLDGVSPHMKDYPENRIFLVSDEKPVDIIKILKDRNVEILINYLPVGSENAARFYAECCLESGTSLINCIPVFIASDKNWAERFKQKGIPVIGDDVKSQIGATIIHRSLIKLFDDRGVKIDRTYQLNTGGNTDFLNMLNQDRLVSKKISKTEAVQSLLDVPMPAENIHIGPSDYVPWQNDNKVCFMRIEGRIFGDIPINMELRLSVEDSPNSGGCIIDAIRCCKVARDRKAAGVLESISAYTMKHPIKQFPDNIARNMVEEFIRGERER
- a CDS encoding Fe-S-containing hydro-lyase, whose amino-acid sequence is MEISRITTPLSEGVIEKLKAGEKVFLNGYIYTARDAAHKRFVEALIKGENLPIEIKDQIIYYCGPSPASPGKVIGACGPTTSSRMDAYAPMLISMGLKGMIGKGRRSQAVKDAIRQYKSIYFGATGGAGALLSKCVLSSVVMAYEELGPEAVRRLEVKDLPLFVINDIHGNDLYDAGIKKYKR
- a CDS encoding fumarate hydratase; the protein is MREIHTDDIVSALERLFIDANINLTDDVCKALKKAAEIEESQIGRDVIRELINNANLAGSEKIPICQDTGLAVTFMEIGQDVHIIGDVLEDAVNEGVRRAYKNGYLRKSCCEPFTRKNTNDNTPAILHVKIVPGDRIKIVVLPKGGGSENYSEVRMLIPSEGKEGVKAFVLEMVNKGGPNPCPPIIVGVGIGGNFETSALLSKEALMIPVGVRNDDLSIASFETEILEEINKTGIGPQGYGGTVTALDVHIKMLPCHIASFPVAVNIQCYAHRVRGAII